The window TTGGAATCCATTCTGATTGCCGTGCTGGTCGGTCTGGTGGTGATGGTCATTGAAGCCATCTCATGGGAGGGCCTCGACAACCTGTTCATTCCGTATGGCACCTTGGTGGTCCTCAGGGGCCATGTGGACGACACCCCCCTTGCAATGGTGTACGACCTGCTCGGGCTTGTGGGCATTGCCCTGATCACCATTTTGCTGCGCCACAAAACCCGCATGGACCACGGCGGTCTGATGGCCGCCATCCTGATGGGGTTCATCCTGTACAGCATTGCAGGCATCCAGTGGGTGGTGGCCCCTGCCATTTTGCTGCTCTGCTACATCGTGCTCCGCAAACCCCTGAGTCTGGGCAAAACCTCTGTGAAAAATGTGGCGGTGGTGTGCATTCCGCCCACCATCTGGATGCTGATCAGCATTTACGGCGAGCAACCCCTGTTTTACGTGTACAGCCTGTCCATCGCCACACAGGCCGCAGCCATGAGCGGGCGCACCCTTCCAGAGATGAAACAGGTCTGGCTGTCTTTGCCGATCCTGATCGTGCTGTTTTACTTGCCTTACGGGGTGTTCTCGGGGGAATTTGACCCACTCAAAATGGCAGTCTTTGCAGCAGCATGCACCATTCCAGCGGTGTTCTCTTTTCGCATGAGCAAACGAAGCGTGGAGTACCACAGCGCTTTCGCTGCCTTTTCTTCCCTTCTGGGACTGGTGATCCTATGACCCTGCACACCCAACCCACCCTGCCCGAGCATCCCGACCTGCCCAAAGCCTCTCCTGCACCTGCCCCCATCCTCACTTTTGGTTTTGAGGAGGAGGGGCAAATCACCGCCAGAGTGGGCCTCTGGGATGGAGGGGTCCTCGGGCATTTTGACGCCCTGAACGAGACTGGAGCACTGGCGGTTTTGCAGGCTGCCCTGCAAGAAGCACGTTCCAGAGGCCACCCGAGGGTGGTGGGTCCCATGAATGCAAGCACGTGGTTCAAGTACCGTCTGGTGTCGGATTTTGGCACCCACAGCCCCTTTTTTGGCGAGGTGTGGCACCCAGCCCCATATCTGGAGTGGTTTCACAAAGCAGGATTTCAGGAAGGCTGGCACTACCATTCCAGTCTGGCCCCAAGCGAGGCGCAAGATCCACGCTTTTCTGAGCTGCAGCAGCGGTTTCAGGACCTCGGGATCAACGTTCGAGGGGTGGTTCCAGAGAAACTGGAACAGGACATCTCCAGCATCCATGCCCTGAGCCAAAAAGCTTTTCAGGACAATCCCTTCTTCTCACCTTTGCCCGAGGCCGTGTTCCGTTCCCTGTACCTGCCGGTGTTTCAGCAGTTGCCCACCCGTTTCATCTTTCTGGCCGAGCATGACCAGCAGTTGGTGGGGTACCTGCTCGCTTACCCGGACCCCCTGAATCCCACCAGGGTCATTGCCAAAACCATCGCCACCCAACCCGAGCGCAGGTACGCCGGACTCGGGCGGTACCTGACTGGATTTTTGCATCAGGAGGTGCACCGGGCCGGAATTCCACAGGTGATCCACGCCCTGATGCACGACAGCAACAGCTCCAGAAGCCTGAGCCGGGTGTTCCAGAGTGAAACCATGCGCAAATACGTCCTGCTGAAAGCAGAATTCTGAAAGACTTCAGGATGTAGACTCAGGGCATCCTGAAGATTGTGTGCCATTTCACGCTTTCCCTTTTCTGAAACCTGAGGAGCATCTGCATGCAGCCCCACAAAGACAATCCCATCGAACAACACCGTGTACATCGGCTGCAAGCGTATTCAATTCTGGACACCCCCAGAGAAGCTGAATTTGACCAGTTGCTCGACGATCTGGTGTTCATCATGGAAGCCGACGGGGCTTACCTGAGCTTCATGGATGGACAACGGCAATGGTTCAAATCTGCCGTGGGCATGAATTGGACAGAAATTCCCATCCAGCAGGCCCTGTGCAGCAGCACCCTGCACACCCACACCCCCCTGATGGTCTTTGATGTGCACCAAGATTGCACGTATTCCCATTCTCCTCTGGTGCAGCAAGCACCCCACATCAAAGCGTTTCTGGCCTTGCCCCTGAGGGCCACAGATGGAACAGGCATCGGGACGCTCTGCGTGTTCAGCCAGCAACCCCGCATCTGGACCGTGAGGGACACCGAAATTTTGCGCCGTTACACCAGCAAAACCATGCACCTGCTGGAAAAACGCCTGCAAGGTCCCTCCCTCTCCGAAGAAATGAACGCCATCATGCAGTACGGCAGCGACGGTCTGATCCTGCTGGACAGCACCGAACACATTCTGGATTTCAACCCTCTGGCCCAGAGCATCACCGGACTCCAGTGGGTCAAGGGCGAGGAGTTCAGCACCAGCCTTTTCCTGCACGACGATTCCATTCCGGAAATCCACAAAGGCAACGTGTTCATGCGCTGGGACGGGCAGGTGTGGTTCAAGGTGACAGCAGCCCCTCTGGACCGTCAGGACGGCATCCTGCTGATCATCGAAGACGTGACCCACCACCTGCAACACCAGTTTGGACTGGAAGCGAAAGTCTATCAGGAGCAAACCCGAGAAGAAGGGGAAAAGAACGCCCTGTACGAATACCTGCAAGGGCGCATCCAAGACCACAACTGCTCGGTGGTCTACCTCGATCTGGATGATTTTCGCAGCATCAACGACCAGCACGGCTTTCAGGCCGGAGACACCCTCCTCAGGCAGGTGGCCATCCGCCTGAGGCAATCTTTGCGGGGCAACGACCGGGTGTATCGCCTTT of the Deinococcus misasensis DSM 22328 genome contains:
- a CDS encoding diacylglycerol/polyprenol kinase family protein — encoded protein: MSNVPLVLLMLVGCMLLLKFWQGRFKPHPELARKMMHIATGLVALTFPFLLQDKMAVWLACSLAIFMLLLQKYFKPLKSLGSVLNSVERVSLGDIYFLISIGLIYHLTPEPIYFTIPILVLTLADALAALIGVRYGQTKYFVSQDQKSLEGSAAFFMVAFLSTHIPLLLSGITGRLESILIAVLVGLVVMVIEAISWEGLDNLFIPYGTLVVLRGHVDDTPLAMVYDLLGLVGIALITILLRHKTRMDHGGLMAAILMGFILYSIAGIQWVVAPAILLLCYIVLRKPLSLGKTSVKNVAVVCIPPTIWMLISIYGEQPLFYVYSLSIATQAAAMSGRTLPEMKQVWLSLPILIVLFYLPYGVFSGEFDPLKMAVFAAACTIPAVFSFRMSKRSVEYHSAFAAFSSLLGLVIL
- a CDS encoding GNAT family N-acetyltransferase; the protein is MTLHTQPTLPEHPDLPKASPAPAPILTFGFEEEGQITARVGLWDGGVLGHFDALNETGALAVLQAALQEARSRGHPRVVGPMNASTWFKYRLVSDFGTHSPFFGEVWHPAPYLEWFHKAGFQEGWHYHSSLAPSEAQDPRFSELQQRFQDLGINVRGVVPEKLEQDISSIHALSQKAFQDNPFFSPLPEAVFRSLYLPVFQQLPTRFIFLAEHDQQLVGYLLAYPDPLNPTRVIAKTIATQPERRYAGLGRYLTGFLHQEVHRAGIPQVIHALMHDSNSSRSLSRVFQSETMRKYVLLKAEF
- a CDS encoding sensor domain-containing diguanylate cyclase, whose amino-acid sequence is MQPHKDNPIEQHRVHRLQAYSILDTPREAEFDQLLDDLVFIMEADGAYLSFMDGQRQWFKSAVGMNWTEIPIQQALCSSTLHTHTPLMVFDVHQDCTYSHSPLVQQAPHIKAFLALPLRATDGTGIGTLCVFSQQPRIWTVRDTEILRRYTSKTMHLLEKRLQGPSLSEEMNAIMQYGSDGLILLDSTEHILDFNPLAQSITGLQWVKGEEFSTSLFLHDDSIPEIHKGNVFMRWDGQVWFKVTAAPLDRQDGILLIIEDVTHHLQHQFGLEAKVYQEQTREEGEKNALYEYLQGRIQDHNCSVVYLDLDDFRSINDQHGFQAGDTLLRQVAIRLRQSLRGNDRVYRLSRDEFILVLAGDLDPDILAMIASRVQHNLQKPFQLDFQEVRITASLGLTSTAPSEHVDAVLQRAESLMQQSKQQGKGQFCVGVTPE